The Megasphaera elsdenii DSM 20460 genome includes the window TATTTTTAGGAGGTATATTTTGGCTAAAAAAGAAAAACTCATGGTAATTCCCTTAGGTGGTTTAGGTGAAATCGGCAAGAATATGACGGTCATCCAGTACGGAAATGACATCATCGTCATCGACGCCGGCCTGGCCTTCCCGGATGACGACATGTTCGGTATCGACCTCGTCATCCCGGACATGAGTTACTTGATTGAAAACCGGGACAAAGTACGGGCCGTCGTCATCACGCACGGCCATGAAGACCATATCGGCGGTTTGTCCTACTTGCTCAATGAAGTAAATGTGCCCGTATACGCGACGAAACTCGTATGCGGCCTCATTGAAGGGAAACTGAAAGAAAACCACATTACGAACTATACACTGAACGAAGTGCATCACGGTGATGAAGTACAGATTGGCTGCATGAAAGTCGGCTTTATCCATACGAATCACTCTATCCCCGACGCCAGTGCCCTCTATTTCCGTACGCCTGTCGGAACCATCGTCCATACAGGCGACTTCAAGATGGATCTGACCCCTGTCGATGGCCGGCAGATGGACATCCATAAATTTGCGGAATTAGGCCGCCGCGGCGTCCTGCTCCTCATGTCGGACAGCACCAATGCGGAACGGGCTGGCTATACCGAATCGGAAACGACCGTCGGTCATGCCTTCCGTAAAGCCTTCCGCGCTGCCAAAGGCCGTATTATTTTGGCGACATTCGCCTCGAATATTTCCCGTATCCAACAGGCTATCAATACGGCTGTGCAGTTCAAACGCAAAGTCACTGTCCTCGGACGGAGCATGGTCAATAACGTCCAGATTGCTATCGAACTGGGCTATCTCGATGTCCCCGAAGGGGTCCTCATCGAACCGGATGAACTGAACCGTTATCCTGACGATCAGATCCTCATCCTGACGACGGGCAGCCAGGGCGAACCGATGGCCGGCTTGTCGCGCATGGCTTCTAACAATCACCGCAGTGTCAGCATCATGCCTGGCGATACGGTCATCATTTCGGCAACGCCGATCCCGGGCAATGAAACCGGCGTCGGCCGCACCATCGATAACCTCATGCGCCTCGGTGCCAACGTCATCGCCGGCCGGGATAAGAAAATCCACGTATCGGGCCATGCCAGCCAGGAAGAATTGAAACTCATGCTGGAACTGATCAAGCCGAAGTATTTCATCCCTGTCCACGGCGAATACCGTATGCTCAAGACCCACGGTGACCTGGCCGTCATGATGGGCGTCGCCAAGGACCACGTCCTCATCGGCGACAACGGCCAGATCTTTGAGTTCTCGAACCGTTCCGGCCATAAGACGGGCCATGTCAATGCCGGCCGCGTCTTCGTCGACGGCCTCGGCGTTGGCGATGTCGGCAACATCGTCATCCGTGACCGCCAGCAGCTGGCTATGGAAGGGGTCGTCATCGTCGTCATGACTCTGGCCAAAGGGACGAGCCATCCCCTGGCCGGGCCGGATATCGTTTCCCGCGGCTTCGTCTATGTCCGCGATTCGGAAGAATTAATCCGCGAAGCGCATGACCGCGTCGCCGCTGTCCTCGAACGCTGCGAAGCCGGCAATATCCGCGAATGGGCTGTCATCAAGTCCCAGGTCCGCGATACGCTGAGCCGCTACTTGTATGAAAAGACACGGCGCCGTCCGATGATCTTGCCGATTATTATGGAAGTATAATTTGATATTCTTTACTGTGACAGCGGAGGCATCTCATGCCTCCGCTGTTTCTCAGTCCCGGTGAAAGGGGGAACTGTTATGGAGCAGAGGCGTGTCACGCCGCTGACGACGGCCGGCTGTTTTGCCGCCATTATGCTGGTCTTTGCGCTTCTCAGTACATACGTGCCGATTTTTTCTTTTATTGGTTATTTCATCATGCCCATTCCCATGGTCATCATTTTCATGAAATACGGCCTGCGCCAGGCCTTGCTCCTGGGCGTGACTGTGGGCTTCCTCATGGGGCTGTTCATCGATCCGGTGACAGCGCTGGTCCAGTTCCTGAGTTTTGGGGCTGTCGGCCTGACCTTGGGGGCGGGCTTCCGCTATGAATGGTCGGCTGTGCGCTTATTGGGAACCGTCACGGCGGCCCTGGTCGCCGTCTTCGTCGTCATCACACTCTTGTCCTATGTCGTCCTGGATGTCAATCTCTTCACCCAGATGAATGACTTCTTTACGCAGTTCATGGACAACATGATGGCCCAGTACCAGCAGCAGGGCATGTCCGATGTCAAACTGGCCGAAACGCGGGCCCAGCTCAACCAGGTCCGGGAGATGCTGCCGTCTCTGCTGCCTATGTTCCTCTGCCTGGGGACAGCCATCATCGCCTATGCGAACATCAAGGTTTCCCAGGTCGTCCTGCGCCGGCTCGGCTTCTCGCTTAAGGCTTTTTTACCTATCCGTTATTGGGAAATCCCCCGCAGTATGATATACTTATATATATTGGCCTTGGTCATGAAATACTGGGGAGTGACGCGGGATATTGCCTGGCTTAATATCATCGGCATGAATCTCAATCAGATTGCCTTCTTCTTCATCTGTATCCAGGGGATTGCCTTTGTCTTTTATCTCCTCAGCCGCCGTTTCCATTTAGGGAATGGCCTTCAGGCCCTGATCCTCATCTCATTTTTTGTCATGCCTGTTTTTTCGTATGCTGCCTTTTTAGCCGGCATCTTCGACATGCTCACGAATTATAGAAAAAAAGGTCGTACGCTTTAGTACGCAGGGGGCGGAACCATGTTTAAAACATTGCTGTCAAGGCGGTCGGAAGAGCCATTCTTCCTGATTACGGTCTTGCTGCTTATCATCATTGCCGTATATAATTGGGTCATCGCCTTATTGGCGCTGATCCTCATTGGCGGAGCCTATGTCCTGACCCGCAAGAACCACAACGAACGCAACCGGGAAATCAGCCAGTTCTTTGATGCGATTTCCAAGAGCGTCGACCAGGCTTCGACCTATGCGGTACAGAATTTGCCTATCGGCATAGCCATCATCGACATGCAGTCCAACTTGTGCTGGGCCAACAGCGTCTTCCGCGACTGGGTCGGCGACATCGACAACGACCAGCAGCTGGACCATATCATGCCGAATTTGAAAGTCGATAAGTTCTGGGGGAAATCGGGGTATTTCTTTGAGCATATCGGCGAACGCTATTACCGCGTCGTCTACAAGTATTTGCAGACAGAAGCCGCCGAAGACGATAACTATCTCATCCTCTATTTTGAAGATATTACCGATACGGAACGGCAGAAGCTAAATTCCCTGGCGGCTGTCCCCGTTTTCTGCGATATCGAGATCGACAACCTGGAAGAAGTGGCCAAGGGGATGACGGCCGTCCAGCGGGCTACGCTGGTGACCAACGTCAACAACTGCCTCATCGGCGAACTATCCGGCCATAATTGCTTCATCTGGGCTTATGGCAATGAAAAATATATTGCCTGCATGAGCCGGGACACGTTGGAATATTATAAGGAAGACAATTTTTCTTTCCTGGAAAAGATACGTTCCATACATACGGTCAACCGCATCCCGGTGACGCTCAGTATGGGCATTGCCCTCTTCCCGAGCGAAGTCATTGCAGCTGGTAAGGCCAATTTCAGTGAACTGGCTACGAAAGCCCGAGCTGGCCTCGATCTGGCTCTGGGCCGCGGCGGCGACCAGGTCGTCGTCTATGAAGAAGACGGGTCGCCTCATTTTTATGGCGGCAAGACGCGCTGCGTCGAAAAGAACACCCGCGTCCGGGCCCGCGTCGTCGCCCAGGCGATCCACGAACTCATCGATACGTGCGACATGGTCCTGGTCATGGGCCATGAACGGGAAGATTACGACAGCATCGGTGCTGCCGTCGGCGTGGCCCACATGGCCCGTCTGGCAGGCAAGCCTGTACACGTCGTCGTCAGCAACCAGACCGATGCCATCCGGCGCCTGGAAAACCAGATCATGGACAATCCGGACTTCAAGGACCTGCTCATTTCGGCGGAAACGGCCGAGAACATCTGCAACAGCCAGACCCTGCTGTTCATCGTCGATACCCATCGCCCGGACATGACCGTTGCGCCGGCCTTGCTGGAAGAAACGGACCGCCGCGTCGTCATCGACCATCACCGCCGCAGTTCGGACTTCATCAAGAAGCCCCTGCTGACCTATACGGAAACGTCGAGCTCTTCGACGAGTGAATTGGTCACGGAACTCTTGCAGTATTTCCAGGAAGATGTAGAATTGTCTAAGATAGAGGCGACAGCCCTCTATGCCGGCATCATCGTCGACACTAAGAACTTCGCTGTCCAGACCGGCGTCCGCACCTTTGATGCCGCGTCGTACCTGCGCCGCTGCGGGGCCGATCCCGATATCGTCCGCGAACTGTTCAGCTGCGATTTCGATACGGTCAAGGACAGGGCCGCTATTTTGTCGGGCGCCCAGATCAGCGACGGTGTCGCCATGGCCAGCTGTCCCAAGGGACAGCAAAATGCTACGATCATTGCCGCTCAGGTCGCGGATATGCTGATCAACATCGACCATGTCGAAGCCAGCTTCACCTTCTATTATCTCGCCGATGACTGCATCGGCGTCAGTGCCCGCTCCAAGGGCGAAATCAATGTGCAATTAGTCATGGAAGCCCTGGGCGGCGGCGGTCATCGCACGGTGGCCGGTGCCCAGCTCCGTGGCCGTACCCTGGCGGAAGCTCAGGGAGACGTCATGGCAGCGCTCCATGAAATCATAGACAAAGATAAGGAGATTGATGAAAAATGAAAGTAATCTTATTACAGGATGTAAAGAAACTCGGTAAAAAAGGGGATATCATCGAAGTATCGGAAGGCTATGGCCGCAATTTCCTCCTGCCCCGCAAGTTAGCTGCTCCGGGCACGTCGGAAAACCTCAATGATGCCAAACAGAAGAAAGCCGCTGCCAAGCATAAAGCCCAGGTCGCTTCGGATGAAGCTGTCATCCTGGCCAGCCAGCTGAAAAAAGTTGAACTCACCATTCCCGTCAAAGTCGGCGAAGGCGGCAAAGTCTTCGGTGCCATTACGGGTAAGAACATCAGCGAAGCTGCGAAGGCCCAGTATGACATCGATTTGGACAAGAAGAAAGTAGAAATCAAGGATCCGATTAAATCGCTCGGCGATTATGATGTCACCATCCGCGTCCATCCGACGATTACCAGTGTCATCAAAATACACGTTGTAGAAGGCTGATCATAAGCCATAAGGGGATACAATGAAAGAATTATTGGACAAATTATTACAGCGCCATAAGTACCTCGAACCGACGGCGGAGGAAGAACTCCGCCGTCAGGTCAACGTGCTTTATGGCGCTTTTACTGGTCTTATAGGGTCTGAGAAGATGGTCCTTCGGGCCAGCAAATACTCGGCCCTGTCGTATATCCATTCTGAAGATCCACGCCAGCGCCTGGTCGGCCTGCAGCGCCTGATCTACGAAGACGTCTCGTATGATAAAGTGCCTGATGACGAGGAAGTCATCAACGTCCTCAACGAGCTGGAAATGGTCCTGGCTGAAATGCTGGCCCGCCAGGCCGTCGAAGAACGACTGGAAAAGAAAATCAGCCAGCGCATGGATGAAAAGCAGCAGGAATACGTGCGGGAAATCAAGATGGAACTCATCAAGGAAGAACTGCACGATGTAGAAACGCCGCAGACCAAACGGAAACTCAAGGAACTGGACGACTTGGAAAAAGTCAGCCTGACGGAATCGGTCATGGAACGGGTCCGTCCCAAGCACCTCAGCGCCATCGTCGGCCAGGAACGGGCTGTCGAAGCCATGCAGAGCAAATTGGCATCGGTTTATCCGCAGCACCTGCTCCTTTACGGACCGCCGGGAGTCGGCAAGACGACGGCTGCCCGCATCGTCCTGGACGAAGCCAAGAAGCTGCCCTTCACGCCCTTTGGTCCCGATGCGCCCTTTGTCGAAACAGACGGCACGACGCTGCGCTGGGATTCGCGGGATATGACCAACCCCCTCATCGGTTCGGTCCACGATCCGATTTACCAGGGCGCCCGCCGCGATCTGGCCGATACAGGTATACCGGAACCGAAACCGGGCCTGGTTACAGAAGCCCACGGCGGTATCCTGTTCATCGATGAAATCGGAGAAATGGACCCGATGCTGCTCAACAAGCTGCTCAAGGTCATGGAAGACAAGCGGGTCCGTTTTGAATCGGCTTATTACGATGAAGATGACCCGAATGTGCCGAAATATATCAAGAAACTCTTTGCCGAAGGCGCACCGGCCGATTTCATCCTCATCGGTGCGACGACGCGGGACCCGTCGGAAATCAATCCGGCCATCCGGTCGCGGTGTGCAGAAGTCTTTTTTGAACCCCTCATCCCGGCGGATATCGAACAGATTGTGACCAACGCCGCTGTCCAGTTAGGGGCAGAACTCGAAGAAGGCGTAGCCAGGATGATCAGTGAATTTACCATTGAAGGCCGGAAGGCTGTCAATATCCTGGCCGATACCTACGGCCTGGCTGTCTTTAAATCGGGGTCCAAGGACCATGTGCGCATCACCTGCGACCATGTCCGCCGCGTCGCCCAGATCAGCCGCCTCGTGCCTTACGTGACGGAGAAAGCCAGCGATACGCCGGTCGTCGGCAAGGTCTTCGGTCTCGGCGTCGCCGGTTACCTCGGCTCGGCCATCGAAATCGAAGCCGTGGCCTTCCCGGCACGGGCGCCGGGGAAGGGCTATTACCGGTTCAACGACACAGCCGGTTCCATGGCCAAGGATTCCATGTTCAACGCCGCCGCTGTCGTCCGCCGCATGACGGGGAAGGAACTGTCTGATTACGACGTCAACATCAACTTCATCGGCGGCGGCAATATCGACGGCCCGTCTGCAGGCTGTGCCATTACGACAGCCCTCATTTCGGCCATTACGGGGACGCCGGTCCGCCAGGATATGGCCCTGACCGGAGAAATTTCCATCCAGGGGCAGGTCAAACCCGTTGGCGGTGTCTTTGAAAAGGCTTATGGCGCCCGCCAGGCCGGCATGAAGGGCATCATCATCCCAGAGGAAAATGCCCACGACATCCCGGAACGCCATTTGGGTCTCCATATCCACTATGCCGTCACCATCGACGATGTATTGAAATTGATGTTAGTCAAACAGGGGGAATCATAATATGGAACAGCGGATTCCACCGCAGAATGTAGAAGCAGAACAGGCCGTCCTGGGGGCCATGCTCTTATCCCATGATGCCGTCATCGTCGCCATGGAAAAGCTCCAGCCCCGGGATTTTTACCGCGATGCCCATCGCATCATCTTTGAAGCCATGGAACATCTTCATCGGGAGAACAAGGAAATCGACGTCATCACCTTGCCGGAAGAATTGAACCGCATGAAAAAAATGGACGACGTCGGCGGCGTCGGCTATGTCCTGAATCTGCCCAATATGGTAGGGACGGCGTCGAACGCCGAATACTATGCCAATATCGTCGTCGAGAAGGCCCTGTCCCGTAATCTCATTTCCACCTGTACCGAGCTGGCGACAGAAGCCTATGACGGCGAGAAGAAAACGGAAGACCTCCTGGACGATGCCGAACGGCGTATCCTTCAGTTGTCGGATACAAAGAACCGCGGCGATTTTGCTTCCGTCGGGACCGTCGTCGAAGCGACCCTCGATAAAATCACCAAGCTCTATGAAAATAAAGCGGGCCTGACGGGCCTGCCGACGGGATTCCGCGACCTGGACCGCATGACGTCGGGCTTGCAGCCGTCAGACTTGATCCTGGTCGCTGCCCGGCCGAGTATGGGCAAGACGGCCTTTACCCTGAACATCGCCCAGAACGTCGGCGTCCGCCAGCATAAGACGGTGGCCTTCTTTTCCCTGGAAATGTCTCAGGAACAGCTCGTCCAGCGACTGCTCTGCCAGATTGCCCATATCGATTCGCAGAAACTGCGCACAGGCCAGCTCAACAGCGATGAAGAATGGACGCGCCTGACCGATGCCTGCGACAAGCTCTATGAATCGCCTATTTATATCGACGATACGCCGGGCATTTCCGTCGCCGAAATGCGCTCGAAGGCGCGGCGCCTCAAATCGGAACACGGCCTGGACCTGATTATCGTCGACTATCTGCAGCTCATGCAGGGCCGTAATGCCGAAAGCCGGCAGCAGGAAATCTCCGAGATTTCCCGCTCCCTCAAGGCCCTGGCGCGGGAACTGAAAGTGCCGCTCATCGCCTTGTCCCAGCTCAGCCGAAGCGTCGAAAGCCGGCAGGATAAACGGCCCATGCTCAGTGACCTCCGCGAATCGGGGGCCCTGGAACAGGATGCGGACATCGTTTCCTTCTTGTATCGCGAAGATTACTACGACAAGGAAACGGAGAACCAGCACATCACCGAGGTCATCCTGGCCAAGCACCGCAATGGCCCTGTCGGGTCGGTCAAATTGTACTTCAAGAACGAGTTCACGTTGTTCCTCAACCTGGATACG containing:
- a CDS encoding ribonuclease J; amino-acid sequence: MAKKEKLMVIPLGGLGEIGKNMTVIQYGNDIIVIDAGLAFPDDDMFGIDLVIPDMSYLIENRDKVRAVVITHGHEDHIGGLSYLLNEVNVPVYATKLVCGLIEGKLKENHITNYTLNEVHHGDEVQIGCMKVGFIHTNHSIPDASALYFRTPVGTIVHTGDFKMDLTPVDGRQMDIHKFAELGRRGVLLLMSDSTNAERAGYTESETTVGHAFRKAFRAAKGRIILATFASNISRIQQAINTAVQFKRKVTVLGRSMVNNVQIAIELGYLDVPEGVLIEPDELNRYPDDQILILTTGSQGEPMAGLSRMASNNHRSVSIMPGDTVIISATPIPGNETGVGRTIDNLMRLGANVIAGRDKKIHVSGHASQEELKLMLELIKPKYFIPVHGEYRMLKTHGDLAVMMGVAKDHVLIGDNGQIFEFSNRSGHKTGHVNAGRVFVDGLGVGDVGNIVIRDRQQLAMEGVVIVVMTLAKGTSHPLAGPDIVSRGFVYVRDSEELIREAHDRVAAVLERCEAGNIREWAVIKSQVRDTLSRYLYEKTRRRPMILPIIMEV
- a CDS encoding YybS family protein, which codes for MEQRRVTPLTTAGCFAAIMLVFALLSTYVPIFSFIGYFIMPIPMVIIFMKYGLRQALLLGVTVGFLMGLFIDPVTALVQFLSFGAVGLTLGAGFRYEWSAVRLLGTVTAALVAVFVVITLLSYVVLDVNLFTQMNDFFTQFMDNMMAQYQQQGMSDVKLAETRAQLNQVREMLPSLLPMFLCLGTAIIAYANIKVSQVVLRRLGFSLKAFLPIRYWEIPRSMIYLYILALVMKYWGVTRDIAWLNIIGMNLNQIAFFFICIQGIAFVFYLLSRRFHLGNGLQALILISFFVMPVFSYAAFLAGIFDMLTNYRKKGRTL
- a CDS encoding DHH family phosphoesterase, which gives rise to MFKTLLSRRSEEPFFLITVLLLIIIAVYNWVIALLALILIGGAYVLTRKNHNERNREISQFFDAISKSVDQASTYAVQNLPIGIAIIDMQSNLCWANSVFRDWVGDIDNDQQLDHIMPNLKVDKFWGKSGYFFEHIGERYYRVVYKYLQTEAAEDDNYLILYFEDITDTERQKLNSLAAVPVFCDIEIDNLEEVAKGMTAVQRATLVTNVNNCLIGELSGHNCFIWAYGNEKYIACMSRDTLEYYKEDNFSFLEKIRSIHTVNRIPVTLSMGIALFPSEVIAAGKANFSELATKARAGLDLALGRGGDQVVVYEEDGSPHFYGGKTRCVEKNTRVRARVVAQAIHELIDTCDMVLVMGHEREDYDSIGAAVGVAHMARLAGKPVHVVVSNQTDAIRRLENQIMDNPDFKDLLISAETAENICNSQTLLFIVDTHRPDMTVAPALLEETDRRVVIDHHRRSSDFIKKPLLTYTETSSSSTSELVTELLQYFQEDVELSKIEATALYAGIIVDTKNFAVQTGVRTFDAASYLRRCGADPDIVRELFSCDFDTVKDRAAILSGAQISDGVAMASCPKGQQNATIIAAQVADMLINIDHVEASFTFYYLADDCIGVSARSKGEINVQLVMEALGGGGHRTVAGAQLRGRTLAEAQGDVMAALHEIIDKDKEIDEK
- the rplI gene encoding 50S ribosomal protein L9 — protein: MKVILLQDVKKLGKKGDIIEVSEGYGRNFLLPRKLAAPGTSENLNDAKQKKAAAKHKAQVASDEAVILASQLKKVELTIPVKVGEGGKVFGAITGKNISEAAKAQYDIDLDKKKVEIKDPIKSLGDYDVTIRVHPTITSVIKIHVVEG
- the lonC gene encoding Lon family ATP-dependent protease, which gives rise to MKELLDKLLQRHKYLEPTAEEELRRQVNVLYGAFTGLIGSEKMVLRASKYSALSYIHSEDPRQRLVGLQRLIYEDVSYDKVPDDEEVINVLNELEMVLAEMLARQAVEERLEKKISQRMDEKQQEYVREIKMELIKEELHDVETPQTKRKLKELDDLEKVSLTESVMERVRPKHLSAIVGQERAVEAMQSKLASVYPQHLLLYGPPGVGKTTAARIVLDEAKKLPFTPFGPDAPFVETDGTTLRWDSRDMTNPLIGSVHDPIYQGARRDLADTGIPEPKPGLVTEAHGGILFIDEIGEMDPMLLNKLLKVMEDKRVRFESAYYDEDDPNVPKYIKKLFAEGAPADFILIGATTRDPSEINPAIRSRCAEVFFEPLIPADIEQIVTNAAVQLGAELEEGVARMISEFTIEGRKAVNILADTYGLAVFKSGSKDHVRITCDHVRRVAQISRLVPYVTEKASDTPVVGKVFGLGVAGYLGSAIEIEAVAFPARAPGKGYYRFNDTAGSMAKDSMFNAAAVVRRMTGKELSDYDVNINFIGGGNIDGPSAGCAITTALISAITGTPVRQDMALTGEISIQGQVKPVGGVFEKAYGARQAGMKGIIIPEENAHDIPERHLGLHIHYAVTIDDVLKLMLVKQGES
- the dnaB gene encoding replicative DNA helicase, with protein sequence MEQRIPPQNVEAEQAVLGAMLLSHDAVIVAMEKLQPRDFYRDAHRIIFEAMEHLHRENKEIDVITLPEELNRMKKMDDVGGVGYVLNLPNMVGTASNAEYYANIVVEKALSRNLISTCTELATEAYDGEKKTEDLLDDAERRILQLSDTKNRGDFASVGTVVEATLDKITKLYENKAGLTGLPTGFRDLDRMTSGLQPSDLILVAARPSMGKTAFTLNIAQNVGVRQHKTVAFFSLEMSQEQLVQRLLCQIAHIDSQKLRTGQLNSDEEWTRLTDACDKLYESPIYIDDTPGISVAEMRSKARRLKSEHGLDLIIVDYLQLMQGRNAESRQQEISEISRSLKALARELKVPLIALSQLSRSVESRQDKRPMLSDLRESGALEQDADIVSFLYREDYYDKETENQHITEVILAKHRNGPVGSVKLYFKNEFTLFLNLDTQHEG